Proteins encoded by one window of Enterobacter hormaechei subsp. xiangfangensis:
- the cycA gene encoding D-serine/D-alanine/glycine transporter, translating into MVDQVKVAAAEEATSEQSLRRNLTNRHIQLIAIGGAIGTGLFMGSGKTISLAGPSIIFVYMIIGFMLFFVMRAMGELLLSNLEYKSFSDFASDLLGPWAGYFTGWTYWFCWVVTGMADVVAITAYAQFWFPGLSDWVASLAVIVLLLSLNLATVKMFGEMEFWFAMIKIVAIIALIVVGLVMVLTHFQSPTGVQASFAHLWNDGGWFPKGISGFFAGFQIAVFAFVGIELVGTTAAETKDPEKSLPRAINSIPLRIIMFYVFALIVIMSVTPWSSVVPTKSPFVELFVLVGLPAAASLINFVVLTSAASSANSGVFSTSRMLFGLAQEGVAPSAFAKLSKRAVPAKGLTFSCICLLGGVVMLYVNPSVIGAFTMITTVSAILFMFVWTIILCSYLVYRKQRPHLHEKSIYKMPLGKLMCWVCMAFFVFVLVLLTLEEDTRQALIVTPLWFIALGLGWLFIGKKRMASMR; encoded by the coding sequence ATGGTAGATCAGGTCAAAGTCGCCGCCGCAGAAGAGGCGACGTCTGAACAGTCGCTACGGCGAAATCTCACGAACCGTCACATTCAGCTTATTGCCATTGGCGGAGCCATCGGCACAGGGCTGTTTATGGGCTCGGGCAAAACCATCAGTCTTGCCGGCCCGTCGATCATCTTCGTTTATATGATCATCGGTTTTATGCTCTTTTTCGTGATGCGTGCAATGGGTGAATTGCTGCTCTCGAATCTTGAATACAAATCCTTCAGCGACTTCGCGTCAGACCTGCTCGGCCCGTGGGCGGGCTATTTTACCGGCTGGACCTACTGGTTCTGCTGGGTGGTCACCGGCATGGCTGACGTTGTGGCCATCACGGCGTACGCGCAATTCTGGTTCCCAGGGCTATCGGACTGGGTGGCTTCGCTGGCGGTGATTGTCCTGCTGCTGAGCCTGAACCTCGCCACCGTTAAAATGTTCGGTGAGATGGAGTTCTGGTTCGCGATGATCAAAATCGTCGCCATCATCGCGCTGATTGTCGTCGGGCTGGTGATGGTGCTGACGCACTTCCAGTCGCCAACCGGCGTACAGGCGTCGTTTGCCCATCTGTGGAATGACGGCGGCTGGTTCCCGAAAGGGATCAGCGGCTTCTTTGCCGGCTTCCAGATTGCGGTGTTCGCGTTTGTCGGGATTGAGCTGGTCGGTACCACGGCGGCGGAAACCAAAGATCCGGAGAAATCCCTGCCGCGCGCGATCAACTCCATTCCGCTGCGTATCATCATGTTCTACGTATTCGCGCTGATCGTCATTATGTCCGTGACGCCATGGAGTTCGGTGGTGCCAACCAAGAGCCCGTTCGTCGAGCTGTTCGTGCTGGTGGGACTGCCTGCTGCCGCGAGCCTGATTAACTTCGTGGTGCTGACCTCTGCGGCCTCTTCCGCGAACAGCGGCGTCTTCTCCACCAGCCGTATGCTGTTCGGTCTGGCGCAGGAGGGCGTTGCTCCGAGCGCGTTTGCCAAACTGTCTAAACGCGCGGTACCGGCGAAAGGGCTGACCTTCTCCTGCATCTGTCTGCTGGGCGGTGTGGTGATGCTCTACGTCAACCCGAGCGTAATCGGCGCGTTCACCATGATCACTACGGTGTCGGCGATCCTGTTCATGTTCGTCTGGACCATTATCCTCTGCTCATACCTGGTGTACCGCAAACAGCGTCCACACCTGCATGAGAAGTCGATCTACAAGATGCCGCTGGGCAAGCTGATGTGCTGGGTGTGCATGGCGTTCTTCGTCTTCGTGCTGGTGCTGCTGACGCTGGAAGAAGATACCCGCCAGGCGCTGATCGTCACGCCGCTGTGGTTTATTGCGCTGGGGCTGGGCTGGCTGTTTATCGGTAAGAAACGTATGGCGAGCATGCGTTAA
- the ytfE gene encoding iron-sulfur cluster repair protein YtfE, which produces MAFRDQPLGELALSIPRASTLFRKYDMDYCCGGKQTLARAASRKELDVEAIEAELAQLAEQPVDKDWRTAPLAEIIDHIIVRYHDRHREQLPELILQATKVERVHADKPSVPRGLAKYLTMLHEELSSHMMKEEQILFPMIKQGMGSQAMGPISVMESEHDDAGELLEVIKHTTDNVTPPPEACTTWKAMYNGINEMIDDLMEHISLENNVLFPRALAGE; this is translated from the coding sequence ATGGCCTTCCGCGACCAACCCTTAGGCGAGCTGGCGCTCTCCATCCCTCGCGCTTCTACGCTGTTCCGTAAATATGATATGGATTACTGCTGCGGTGGTAAGCAAACGCTGGCGCGCGCAGCGTCGCGTAAAGAGCTGGATGTAGAGGCTATCGAAGCGGAGCTGGCTCAGCTGGCTGAACAGCCCGTCGACAAAGACTGGCGCACTGCGCCGCTGGCTGAAATCATCGACCATATCATTGTGCGTTACCACGATCGTCACCGCGAGCAGCTGCCGGAGCTGATTTTACAGGCGACCAAAGTTGAACGCGTTCATGCCGATAAACCTTCCGTACCGCGCGGCCTGGCGAAATACCTGACCATGCTGCACGAAGAACTTTCCAGCCACATGATGAAAGAGGAGCAGATCCTCTTCCCGATGATCAAACAGGGCATGGGCAGCCAGGCCATGGGGCCCATCAGCGTGATGGAAAGCGAACATGATGACGCCGGCGAACTGCTGGAAGTGATTAAACACACCACCGACAACGTCACACCGCCGCCAGAGGCGTGCACCACCTGGAAAGCCATGTACAACGGCATTAACGAGATGATCGACGATCTGATGGAACACATCAGTCTTGAGAATAACGTTCTGTTCCCGCGTGCATTAGCGGGGGAATAA
- a CDS encoding methyl-accepting chemotaxis protein, which produces MFKRIKVITLLISVLLVLGIMQLISAGIFINALNNDKENFTVSQLSSQNVAEFTDAWISLNQARVTLNRGMLRLQSSMASQINGGQLNELVNTAKNLLADAQTHYDKYYALPETPGMDEHLADRLEEQYRVYSATLTQMNVLLGQGNLEDMFKQNAEQKQTAMQKVYREWREAQAALTAKGIQDNESDYKRILWILSAVMLLVIAVIISSWIAMRRVLLLPLEEVINHIRAIAAGDLTQPIQAEGKNEMAILARNVQEMQTALANTVGVVREGADTIYTGAGEISAGSNDLSSRTEQQAASLEETAASMEQLTATVKQNADNARQASRLALDASSTAKKGGNVVEGVVRTMDEIATSSSKIAQITNVIDGIAFQTNILALNAAVEAARAGEQGRGFAVVAGEVRTLAQRSAQAAKEIKALIDDSGERVNAGSQLVNEAGATMAEIVNAVTRVTDIMGEIASASDEQSRGIDQVGQAVAEMDRVTQQNASLVEESAAAAAALEDQAARLNDAVAVFKITRNRAVKAAPVKTYAPKAQPVAAASEANWETF; this is translated from the coding sequence ATGTTTAAACGTATAAAAGTCATTACTCTTTTGATTTCGGTGCTGCTTGTGCTCGGCATCATGCAGCTGATCTCCGCTGGCATTTTCATTAACGCGCTCAATAACGATAAAGAGAACTTCACCGTTTCTCAGCTTTCCAGCCAGAACGTCGCGGAGTTTACCGACGCCTGGATCAGCCTGAACCAGGCGCGCGTCACCCTCAACCGCGGCATGCTGCGCCTGCAAAGCAGCATGGCGTCGCAGATTAACGGCGGGCAGCTGAACGAACTGGTCAATACCGCGAAAAACCTGCTGGCCGATGCCCAGACCCATTACGATAAATACTATGCGCTGCCGGAAACGCCGGGTATGGACGAGCACCTGGCCGATCGCCTGGAAGAGCAGTACCGCGTCTACTCCGCCACGCTGACGCAAATGAACGTTCTGCTGGGGCAGGGCAATCTGGAAGATATGTTCAAACAAAATGCCGAACAGAAACAGACCGCGATGCAAAAGGTTTATCGCGAGTGGCGTGAGGCGCAGGCCGCGCTGACCGCCAAAGGTATCCAGGACAATGAAAGCGACTACAAACGCATTCTGTGGATCCTTTCTGCGGTGATGCTGCTGGTGATCGCGGTGATTATTTCCAGCTGGATTGCGATGCGCCGCGTGCTGCTGCTGCCGCTGGAAGAGGTGATCAACCATATCCGCGCCATTGCCGCAGGGGATTTAACCCAGCCGATTCAGGCTGAGGGTAAAAATGAAATGGCGATCCTGGCGCGCAACGTTCAGGAGATGCAGACTGCGCTGGCCAACACGGTGGGCGTGGTGCGTGAAGGCGCAGATACCATCTACACTGGCGCGGGTGAAATCTCGGCGGGCAGCAACGATCTCTCCTCCCGTACCGAACAGCAGGCCGCTTCTCTGGAAGAGACGGCAGCCAGCATGGAACAGTTAACCGCTACCGTGAAGCAAAACGCCGATAACGCGCGTCAGGCGTCACGCCTGGCGCTGGACGCCTCCTCCACCGCGAAGAAGGGCGGTAACGTGGTGGAAGGCGTGGTGCGGACGATGGACGAAATCGCCACCAGTTCCAGCAAAATCGCGCAAATTACTAACGTGATCGACGGCATTGCTTTCCAGACCAATATTCTGGCGCTGAACGCGGCGGTAGAAGCGGCGCGCGCGGGCGAGCAGGGACGTGGCTTCGCGGTTGTCGCGGGCGAGGTGCGTACCCTTGCCCAGCGCAGTGCGCAGGCGGCGAAAGAGATCAAAGCGCTGATCGATGATTCCGGCGAACGCGTCAACGCGGGTTCTCAGCTGGTGAATGAGGCGGGCGCGACGATGGCGGAGATCGTCAATGCGGTTACGCGCGTGACGGACATCATGGGTGAGATTGCGTCGGCCTCCGACGAACAGAGCCGCGGTATCGACCAGGTGGGTCAGGCGGTGGCGGAGATGGATCGCGTCACCCAGCAGAATGCCTCGCTGGTGGAAGAGTCTGCGGCGGCAGCGGCGGCACTGGAAGATCAGGCTGCACGCCTGAACGACGCGGTGGCGGTGTTTAAGATCACCCGCAACCGGGCGGTGAAAGCCGCGCCGGTAAAGACCTATGCACCTAAAGCGCAGCCCGTCGCGGCGGCGTCTGAAGCGAACTGGGAAACGTTCTGA
- a CDS encoding DMT family transporter: MISGVLYALLAGLMWGLIFVGPLIVPEYPAILQSTGRYLALGLIAVPLAWLGRTRLRQLGRQDWLTALALTMMGNLIYYVCLASAIQRTGAPVSTMIIGTLPVVIPVFANLLYSQRDGKLAWSKMAPALVCIAVGLVCVNIAELRHGLENFSLWRYGSGIFLAFISVVCWAWYALRNARWLRENPDKHPMMWATAQALVTLPVSLLGYVGACVWLGSQQPAFTLPLGPRPWVFVGLMVAIAVLCSWVGALCWNIASQKLPTVILGPLIVFETLAGLLYTFLMRQSVPPLLTACGIALLVVGVVIAVRAKPEKPMVVPASEG, from the coding sequence ATGATTAGCGGCGTGTTGTATGCCCTGCTTGCGGGTTTGATGTGGGGGCTGATTTTTGTCGGCCCGCTGATTGTGCCGGAGTACCCGGCAATATTGCAGTCGACCGGACGTTACCTGGCGCTGGGGCTGATTGCCGTGCCGCTGGCGTGGCTGGGGCGCACGCGTCTGCGTCAGCTGGGCCGCCAGGACTGGCTCACCGCGCTGGCGCTGACCATGATGGGTAATCTGATCTACTACGTCTGTCTGGCGAGCGCCATTCAGCGCACCGGTGCGCCGGTGTCGACCATGATTATCGGCACGCTGCCGGTGGTCATCCCGGTTTTCGCGAACCTGCTTTACAGCCAGCGTGACGGCAAACTGGCGTGGTCAAAAATGGCGCCGGCGCTGGTCTGCATTGCCGTGGGGCTGGTGTGCGTGAATATTGCCGAGCTTCGCCACGGCCTCGAAAACTTCAGCTTGTGGCGTTACGGTTCAGGGATCTTTCTGGCGTTTATTTCGGTTGTCTGTTGGGCCTGGTATGCCCTGCGCAACGCACGCTGGCTGCGGGAAAACCCGGATAAGCATCCGATGATGTGGGCCACGGCGCAGGCGCTGGTCACCCTCCCTGTCTCGTTGCTGGGCTATGTGGGCGCGTGTGTCTGGCTGGGTAGCCAGCAACCGGCATTTACCCTGCCCCTCGGACCGCGCCCGTGGGTATTCGTCGGGCTAATGGTCGCCATTGCCGTGCTCTGTTCGTGGGTGGGCGCGCTGTGCTGGAACATTGCCAGCCAGAAGCTGCCGACGGTGATATTAGGGCCGCTGATTGTCTTTGAGACACTGGCCGGGCTGCTCTATACCTTCCTGATGCGCCAGAGCGTGCCGCCGTTACTAACGGCCTGCGGGATCGCGCTGCTGGTCGTTGGGGTGGTGATTGCGGTGAGAGCGAAGCCGGAAAAACCGATGGTCGTTCCGGCGTCGGAGGGGTGA
- a CDS encoding AraC family transcriptional regulator, protein MQGVPEQFTDERDSARFRHLAQLPGLELYHAHISDYAFEPHTHEAFGIGTIETGAERFRYRGTQHLAAEKSVVTMNPDEIHTGESATEGGWRYRMVYIEPDLLEEVTGLRHWWFSDVTRHDPLRSQQIGQLIYGLWHTDDPLAQKGLLLDLIQTFQPLAHHAPVVQEATHRFERVRDYLHDNYMRSLTLDELANVVSLSPYHFQRQFKAHFHVTPHQMLMAIRLWRAKAFLTHGMPAAEVAAATGLTDQSHLTRAFTRRYGITPVRYQKQVMPR, encoded by the coding sequence GTGCAAGGCGTACCGGAACAGTTCACTGATGAGAGAGACAGCGCGCGCTTTCGCCATCTGGCGCAGCTGCCGGGCCTGGAGCTTTATCACGCCCATATCTCTGACTACGCCTTCGAGCCGCACACTCATGAAGCCTTCGGTATCGGCACCATCGAAACCGGTGCCGAACGCTTCCGCTATCGCGGTACCCAGCATCTTGCCGCGGAAAAATCCGTCGTGACCATGAACCCGGACGAGATCCACACCGGGGAATCCGCCACTGAAGGCGGCTGGCGCTACCGGATGGTCTACATCGAACCCGACCTGCTGGAAGAGGTCACTGGCCTGCGTCACTGGTGGTTTAGCGACGTCACGCGTCACGATCCGCTGCGCTCGCAACAGATAGGCCAGTTGATTTATGGCCTGTGGCACACGGACGATCCGCTGGCGCAGAAGGGGCTGCTACTGGATTTGATTCAGACTTTTCAGCCGCTGGCCCACCATGCGCCGGTGGTGCAGGAGGCCACGCACCGCTTCGAACGCGTTCGCGACTACCTGCACGACAACTATATGCGCTCGCTGACCCTGGACGAGCTGGCTAACGTTGTCTCGCTCAGCCCGTACCATTTTCAGCGCCAGTTCAAAGCCCATTTCCACGTTACGCCCCACCAGATGCTGATGGCCATCCGGCTGTGGCGCGCCAAAGCATTCCTCACCCATGGCATGCCTGCCGCCGAGGTGGCCGCCGCGACCGGGCTGACCGATCAGTCGCACCTGACCCGCGCCTTCACCCGTCGCTACGGCATCACACCCGTGCGCTACCAGAAACAGGTTATGCCGCGCTAA
- a CDS encoding SDR family oxidoreductase yields MIAITGATGQLGQHVIEELLKTVPASQIVAIVRNLAKAEALRQQGVVVRQADYTDEAAFTTALNGVDKLLLISSSEVGQRAVQHQNVINAAKAAGVKFIAYTSLLHADKSPLGLHVEHVETENALAASGVPYALLRNGWYTENYLASAPPALEHGVFMGAAGEGKIASATRADYAAAAAKVISEEGHAGKVYELAGDNAWTLSELAAELSKQSGKPVTYQNLSEADFAAALKGVGLPAGLAEMLADSDTGASKGGLFDDSHTLSKLIGRPTTPLAESVKAIL; encoded by the coding sequence ATGATCGCGATTACCGGCGCAACCGGCCAGCTTGGCCAACACGTTATTGAAGAACTACTGAAAACCGTTCCGGCCAGCCAGATCGTGGCTATTGTGCGTAACCTGGCGAAAGCCGAAGCGTTGCGTCAGCAAGGGGTCGTTGTGCGTCAGGCGGATTACACCGATGAAGCCGCATTTACCACCGCGCTGAACGGCGTGGATAAACTGCTGCTCATCTCCTCCAGCGAAGTGGGCCAGCGCGCCGTACAGCACCAGAACGTGATAAACGCCGCCAAAGCCGCCGGGGTGAAATTCATCGCCTATACCAGCCTGCTGCATGCTGACAAATCCCCGCTGGGTCTGCACGTTGAGCACGTCGAAACCGAAAATGCCCTGGCGGCCTCCGGCGTGCCTTACGCCCTGCTGCGCAACGGCTGGTACACCGAAAACTACCTGGCAAGCGCGCCGCCAGCGCTGGAACACGGCGTGTTTATGGGGGCCGCAGGCGAAGGCAAAATTGCCTCTGCGACCCGTGCGGATTACGCGGCGGCGGCAGCGAAAGTGATTTCTGAAGAGGGTCATGCCGGCAAGGTGTATGAACTGGCGGGTGATAATGCCTGGACGCTGAGCGAACTGGCTGCGGAACTGAGCAAGCAGAGCGGTAAGCCGGTAACGTATCAGAACCTCAGCGAAGCCGATTTCGCCGCTGCGCTGAAGGGCGTTGGTCTGCCTGCCGGGCTGGCGGAAATGCTGGCGGACTCCGACACCGGCGCGTCCAAAGGCGGCCTGTTCGACGACAGCCATACCCTGAGCAAGCTCATTGGCCGCCCAACCACACCGCTGGCGGAAAGCGTCAAAGCCATCCTGTAG
- a CDS encoding winged helix-turn-helix transcriptional regulator, translating to MKTTIPTLSEQMRDGNLFAEQCPSREVLKHVTSRWGVLILVALRQGTHRFSDLRRKMGGVSEKMLAQSLQALEHDGFVDRVSYPVVPPHVEYSLTPLGREVSEKVAALADWIEVNTPQVMANRDERAA from the coding sequence ATGAAAACAACAATACCAACGCTCAGCGAGCAAATGCGCGATGGCAACCTCTTTGCGGAACAGTGCCCGTCACGGGAGGTGCTCAAACACGTAACCAGCCGCTGGGGCGTGCTGATCCTGGTGGCGTTACGTCAGGGGACGCATCGCTTCAGCGATCTGCGCCGCAAGATGGGCGGCGTCAGCGAGAAGATGCTGGCTCAGTCTTTACAGGCGCTGGAACATGACGGGTTTGTCGATCGCGTGTCGTATCCGGTCGTGCCGCCGCATGTGGAGTATAGCCTGACGCCGCTGGGGCGGGAGGTAAGCGAGAAGGTGGCCGCGCTGGCCGACTGGATTGAGGTCAATACGCCGCAGGTGATGGCGAATAGGGACGAGCGTGCGGCATGA
- a CDS encoding bifunctional 2',3'-cyclic-nucleotide 2'-phosphodiesterase/3'-nucleotidase codes for MIKFSATLLATLIAASVQAATVDLRILETTDLHSNMMDFDYYKDTPTEKFGLVRTASLINAARGEVKNSVLVDNGDLIQGSPLGDYMAAKGLKKGEIHPVYKAMNTLDYAVGNLGNHEFNYGLKYLHDALAGAKFPYVNANIIDVKTKKPLFTPYLIKETEVVDQDGKKQTLKIGYIGFVPPQIMTWDKANLDGKVTVNDITETARKYVPEMRAKGADVVVVVAHSGLSADPYQVMAENSVYYLSQVPGVDAILFGHAHAVFPGKDFADIKGADIEKGTLNGVPSVMPGMWGDHLGVVDLVLNNDSGSWKVTQSKAEARPIYDAAAKKSLAGEDKKLVDVLKHDHDATREFVSKPIGKSADNMYSFLALVQDDPTVQVVNMAQKAYAEHYIQGDPDLANLPVLSAAAPFKVGGRKNDPASYVEVEKGQLTFRNAADLYLYPNTLVVVKATGKEVKEWLECSAGQFNQIDPHSSKPQSLINWDGFRTYNFDVIDGVDYQIDVTQPAKYDGECQAINPQAERIKNLTFNGKAIDPNATFLVVTNNYRAYGGKFAGTGDSHIAFASPDENRSVLAAWISAESKKAGEIHPAVDNNWRLAPIHSDTKLDIRFETSPSDKAAAFIKDKAQYPMQKVATDDIGFAIYQVDLSR; via the coding sequence ATGATTAAGTTTAGCGCAACGCTCCTGGCAACGCTGATTGCGGCAAGCGTTCAGGCAGCGACGGTGGATCTCCGTATTCTGGAAACCACCGATCTGCACAGCAATATGATGGACTTCGATTACTACAAAGATACCCCTACGGAAAAATTCGGACTGGTACGCACGGCAAGTTTGATCAACGCCGCCCGCGGTGAAGTGAAAAACAGCGTGCTGGTCGATAACGGGGACTTAATTCAGGGCAGCCCGCTCGGCGACTACATGGCGGCGAAGGGGCTGAAAAAAGGCGAGATCCACCCTGTCTATAAAGCGATGAACACCCTGGATTATGCGGTTGGCAACCTGGGCAACCACGAATTTAACTACGGTCTGAAATACCTGCACGACGCGCTGGCAGGGGCAAAATTCCCGTACGTTAACGCCAATATCATCGACGTTAAGACGAAGAAGCCGCTCTTCACCCCTTATCTGATTAAAGAGACCGAGGTTGTCGACCAGGACGGTAAAAAACAGACGCTGAAAATCGGCTATATCGGTTTTGTACCGCCGCAGATCATGACGTGGGATAAAGCCAACCTCGACGGGAAAGTAACCGTCAACGACATTACCGAAACCGCGCGCAAATACGTGCCGGAGATGCGGGCGAAAGGGGCGGATGTGGTGGTCGTCGTGGCCCACTCCGGCCTCTCGGCCGACCCGTATCAGGTGATGGCTGAGAACTCCGTGTACTATCTCAGCCAGGTGCCGGGCGTGGATGCGATCCTGTTTGGTCACGCCCATGCCGTCTTCCCGGGCAAAGATTTCGCTGATATCAAAGGCGCGGACATCGAAAAAGGGACGCTCAACGGTGTGCCATCGGTGATGCCGGGCATGTGGGGTGACCACCTTGGCGTGGTGGATCTGGTGCTGAATAACGACAGCGGAAGCTGGAAAGTCACGCAGTCGAAAGCGGAAGCGCGTCCGATCTACGACGCTGCGGCCAAAAAATCTCTGGCAGGGGAAGATAAAAAGCTGGTCGACGTCCTGAAGCATGACCACGACGCGACGCGTGAATTTGTCAGCAAGCCGATCGGTAAATCGGCTGATAACATGTACAGCTTCCTCGCGCTGGTACAGGATGACCCGACCGTGCAGGTAGTCAACATGGCGCAGAAAGCCTATGCGGAGCACTATATTCAGGGCGATCCGGATCTGGCAAATCTGCCGGTACTGTCTGCCGCGGCGCCATTCAAAGTGGGCGGACGTAAGAACGATCCGGCCAGCTACGTTGAGGTGGAAAAAGGCCAGCTGACCTTCCGTAATGCCGCCGATCTCTACCTCTATCCCAACACACTCGTGGTGGTGAAAGCCACCGGGAAAGAGGTGAAGGAGTGGCTGGAGTGCTCTGCCGGACAGTTCAACCAGATCGATCCGCACAGCAGCAAACCGCAGTCGCTGATTAACTGGGACGGTTTCCGCACCTACAACTTCGACGTGATCGACGGCGTGGATTATCAGATTGACGTTACCCAGCCCGCGAAATATGACGGCGAATGTCAGGCCATTAATCCGCAGGCAGAACGCATCAAAAACCTGACCTTCAACGGCAAAGCGATTGATCCGAATGCCACTTTCCTGGTGGTGACCAACAACTACCGCGCCTATGGCGGTAAGTTTGCCGGTACGGGTGACAGCCATATCGCCTTTGCCTCACCGGATGAGAACCGTTCGGTGCTGGCGGCGTGGATCAGCGCGGAGTCGAAAAAGGCGGGTGAAATTCATCCGGCGGTGGATAACAACTGGCGACTTGCGCCGATCCACAGCGACACTAAGCTGGATATTCGCTTTGAGACATCTCCGTCCGATAAAGCAGCCGCGTTTATCAAGGATAAGGCGCAGTATCCGATGCAAAAGGTCGCGACGGATGATATTGGGTTCGCGATTTATCAGGTGGATTTGAGCAGGTAG
- the cysQ gene encoding 3'(2'),5'-bisphosphate nucleotidase CysQ, whose protein sequence is MLDKICQLARDAGDAIMQVYDGAKPMDVVSKADDSPVTAADIAAHAVILKGLQALTPDIPVLSEEAPQSWDERQHWQRYWLVDPLDGTKEFIKRNGEFTVNIALIENGKAVLGVVYAPVMKVMYSAAEGKAWKEECGVRKQIQVRDARPPLVVISRSHSDSELEEYLQQLGEHQTTSIGSSLKFCLVAEGQAQLYPRFGPTNVWDTAAGHAVAAAAGAHVHDWQGKPLDYTPRESFLNPGFRVSLY, encoded by the coding sequence ATGTTAGATAAAATTTGTCAGCTCGCACGGGATGCGGGTGATGCCATTATGCAGGTGTACGACGGTGCGAAACCGATGGATGTTGTCAGCAAAGCGGATGACTCCCCGGTGACGGCGGCGGATATCGCGGCGCATGCGGTGATCTTGAAAGGTTTGCAGGCCCTGACGCCGGATATTCCGGTCCTTTCTGAAGAAGCGCCCCAGAGCTGGGATGAACGTCAGCACTGGCAGCGTTACTGGCTTGTCGACCCGCTGGACGGCACGAAAGAGTTTATCAAGCGTAACGGTGAATTCACCGTCAACATCGCTCTGATTGAAAACGGGAAAGCGGTACTGGGCGTGGTTTATGCCCCGGTGATGAAGGTGATGTACAGCGCGGCGGAAGGTAAAGCCTGGAAGGAAGAGTGCGGCGTGCGTAAGCAGATCCAGGTGCGTGATGCCCGTCCTCCGCTGGTGGTGATCAGCCGCTCGCACAGTGACAGCGAGCTGGAGGAGTATCTGCAACAGCTGGGTGAACACCAGACGACGTCGATTGGCTCGTCGCTGAAGTTCTGTCTGGTGGCGGAAGGGCAGGCGCAGCTGTACCCCCGTTTCGGGCCGACGAACGTCTGGGATACGGCGGCAGGGCATGCGGTGGCGGCGGCCGCTGGCGCGCATGTGCATGACTGGCAGGGTAAGCCACTGGACTACACCCCGCGCGAGTCATTCCTGAATCCGGGCTTCCGGGTGTCACTTTACTGA
- a CDS encoding YtfJ family protein, with protein MTLRNLLAAACLLLPLMASAHNIEKGQRVPPVGIADRGELILDNDKFSYKAWNSAQLAGKVRVVQHIAGRTSAKEKNATLVEAIKAAKLPHDRYQTTTIVNTDDAIPGSGMFVRSSLESNKKLYPWSQFIVDSNGVTRKAWQLEEESSAIVVLDKNGRVEWVKDGALTQDEVQQVVALLHKLLTQ; from the coding sequence ATGACCCTACGTAACCTCCTGGCAGCAGCTTGCCTGTTGCTGCCGCTGATGGCTTCCGCACACAACATTGAAAAAGGACAACGTGTCCCGCCGGTCGGGATTGCTGACCGGGGAGAATTGATTCTCGACAATGATAAGTTTAGCTATAAAGCCTGGAATAGCGCGCAGCTTGCGGGCAAAGTGAGAGTTGTACAACATATTGCCGGACGTACATCCGCTAAAGAGAAAAACGCTACCCTCGTGGAGGCGATCAAGGCCGCAAAACTCCCGCACGATCGCTACCAGACCACCACCATCGTGAACACCGACGACGCCATTCCCGGCTCCGGCATGTTTGTGCGCTCAAGCCTTGAGAGCAATAAGAAGCTCTATCCCTGGTCGCAGTTTATTGTCGACAGCAACGGCGTGACGCGTAAGGCGTGGCAGCTGGAAGAGGAGAGTTCAGCGATTGTCGTGCTGGACAAAAACGGTCGCGTAGAGTGGGTTAAAGACGGCGCGCTGACGCAGGATGAGGTGCAGCAGGTGGTTGCCCTGCTGCATAAGCTGCTGACTCAGTAA
- a CDS encoding DUF1107 domain-containing protein encodes MKIFQRYNPLQVAKYVKILFRGRLYIKDVGAFEFDKGKILIPKVKDKQHLSVMSEVNRQVMRLQTEMA; translated from the coding sequence ATGAAAATTTTCCAACGCTACAACCCGCTTCAGGTGGCGAAGTACGTGAAGATCCTGTTCCGTGGACGGTTGTACATCAAGGATGTTGGCGCTTTTGAGTTCGATAAGGGAAAAATCCTTATTCCGAAAGTGAAGGACAAACAGCACTTGTCTGTGATGTCCGAAGTCAACCGTCAGGTTATGCGTCTGCAAACAGAGATGGCTTAA